A window of Clavibacter michiganensis contains these coding sequences:
- the soxR gene encoding redox-sensitive transcriptional activator SoxR, translated as MTRRTGVAASALRFYEDLGLIAAERTAGNQRRYARHMLRRVSLITVAKRLGIPLADVQSTFDDVPLDRPPSHADWQRASRRWKRLLEERRRGIERLERELTGCIGCGCLSMKACGLLNPDDALGDRGAGPRRVQLD; from the coding sequence ATGACCCGCCGCACGGGCGTCGCCGCGTCCGCCCTCCGCTTCTACGAGGACCTCGGCCTCATCGCCGCCGAGCGCACCGCGGGCAACCAGCGCCGCTACGCCCGGCACATGCTCCGTCGGGTGTCGTTGATCACGGTGGCCAAGCGCCTCGGGATCCCGCTCGCCGACGTGCAGTCCACCTTCGACGACGTGCCCCTCGACCGGCCGCCGAGCCACGCCGACTGGCAGCGCGCATCCCGCCGCTGGAAGCGCCTGCTGGAGGAGCGGCGCCGGGGCATCGAGCGACTGGAGCGCGAGCTCACGGGCTGCATCGGCTGCGGCTGCCTGTCGATGAAGGCGTGCGGGCTGCTCAACCCGGACGACGCGCTGGGCGATCGCGGGGCGGGGCCGCGGCGGGTGCAGCTCGACTGA
- the fdxA gene encoding ferredoxin produces MTYVIALPCVDVKDRACIDECPVDCIYEGERSLYIHPDECVDCGACEPVCPVEAIYYEDDLPEKWSDYYTANVEFFAEMGSPGGAVKVGTVAYDHPVVAAVPRQGEQA; encoded by the coding sequence GTGACCTACGTGATCGCCCTGCCGTGCGTCGACGTGAAGGACCGCGCCTGCATCGACGAGTGCCCCGTCGACTGCATCTACGAGGGCGAGCGCTCCCTCTACATCCACCCCGACGAGTGCGTCGACTGCGGCGCCTGCGAGCCGGTCTGCCCGGTCGAGGCGATCTACTACGAGGACGACCTTCCCGAGAAGTGGTCGGACTACTACACCGCGAACGTCGAGTTCTTCGCCGAGATGGGATCGCCCGGCGGCGCCGTCAAGGTCGGCACCGTGGCGTACGACCACCCGGTGGTGGCCGCCGTCCCGCGCCAGGGCGAGCAGGCGTGA
- a CDS encoding flavin reductase family protein — protein MSADPDLFKAAFRGHPAGVALITASTADGPSGLTASSVASLSVDPPALSFSVTRATGSAGAILSADSYVVHLLAGQHAALARAFAVSGSPRFTEEQGFQELPTGEPLLADARAALRCRTIQTVPVGGSVLVVAEVLDVILGEPAPPLVYRDRRFHLLEDDHPEL, from the coding sequence GTGAGCGCCGACCCCGACCTCTTCAAGGCCGCGTTCCGCGGTCACCCGGCCGGCGTCGCGCTGATCACCGCGAGCACCGCGGACGGGCCGTCGGGCCTCACCGCGTCGAGCGTCGCGTCGCTCTCGGTGGATCCGCCCGCGCTCTCGTTCTCGGTGACGCGCGCCACCGGATCCGCCGGCGCGATCCTCTCCGCCGACAGCTACGTCGTGCACCTGCTCGCGGGGCAGCACGCCGCGCTCGCTCGCGCGTTCGCCGTCTCCGGGTCGCCGCGCTTCACCGAGGAGCAGGGCTTCCAGGAGCTGCCGACCGGGGAGCCGCTGCTCGCCGACGCGCGCGCCGCCCTGCGCTGCCGCACCATCCAGACCGTGCCGGTCGGTGGATCCGTGCTGGTCGTCGCCGAGGTCCTCGACGTGATCCTCGGCGAGCCCGCCCCGCCGCTCGTCTACCGCGACCGCCGCTTCCACCTGCTCGAGGACGACCACCCGGAGCTCTGA